In Phaseolus vulgaris cultivar G19833 chromosome 7, P. vulgaris v2.0, whole genome shotgun sequence, the genomic stretch GAACCATTTGTTGCCTCACTTGAAATTGAGTTTTGCAGTACCTGAAATTTAAAAAGGTAGATGCAATACCCCATTATGAAAACTATCAAAATCCATGGCCTAAAGCACATTTACAGAAAGGGTTTAAATTTACACATGAAATGCATATATTGTTGGGATATGCATGGTAATAAAATGATCGGTTTTGAGAGTTTTGCACGTTTGTTGTATTCTGGGGTTACAACTAGTTACACTTGAAAACAATGTGACAATCTATGATGATCAAGTTTTATACAGTTTGTTAATTGCTCTTGGACGGTAGAGAATGTGTCTGTACCAGAGGAATGTTGACTTGAATAAGCCTAAACTATTAGGTCCACTAGTTCAATGAATAGTGTCCTTCAATGCATAGCTGTACTCCTATTATTACCTCACTACCATTCACTCTACCTGGCTAAAGAACAAAATGAAGTTTCCTCTGTTAAGAATAATTTATGTTAAAGATAAAGACTGAACACTCTTTTCATATCTTTTACAAATTGAAGGCCTTCACACCTAATAAGACTTTCATATTTGTCTTAAAAGTATTCAAAAGTATGCAAAAACAAGCGCCAAAAATATTGCACCAAAGAACAAAATAATGTAACTTTTGGGAATTTTGGACATGTGGTCTGTTAAAGTTGATAGCAAACAATGACACCACAAATTCCAACATTTTCCAAATTGGCACCCTTTGAGTCTGCAAAGGTGAATTTCAGCAAGGTGGAACAAGTTTTCAACCCTTTGGAGCAGGacagaaatattttattcaatagAAATTTCTTGGATTATCTTTTTATTGTGTTGTTTCAACGCTTGTGAATAAGTAATGGAAAAAGAAATGCACAGGCACGACTATTTCATggaatttttatatataagtcTGTTTGTGCACTGTTTTCCTATCAAATATTTTCCCTTCCTTCTCTTAGTCTGCTCTGCCAACTCTGTGGGTTCTGTTTTAGAGAGTCCAATTCCAATCCTATCATTGAAGTGAAATTCTGTGAGGCAAAGCAAAATGGGGTGCCAGCCATTGGAAAAGGGAAAACCAAAACATAAGAAGGGGTTATGGTCACCTGAAGAAGACAATAAGCTCAGAAACTACATCCTTAAACATGGTCATGGCTGTTGGAGTTCTGTCCCCATTAAGGCAGGTtggtttctttcttctttcctGGTTGTGACCTTTTGTCAATCATACCACAGTTTCCTTGGATTTACTACACAAAGGGGCATTGTTCCATACTCTTAGTACTGTTAAAGTTATTAAATGGAGACATCCCTGGTCTTCCTTAAGAAAGGTCTCTCTTCCTTGATATGAAAGTATGTCTACTACTTATTTGAGCAAATATTATGTTATCAAATTGAAATGTGGGCATCTTTGACTGATTTTAACATCAATAAATTTCAGATGTCTTAATAAGCTTTTCTTTGCCCTTGTTTGAATTAATTCTAATAAATTTATCCAATCAATTCTGGGTATGAAAAGGATACATTGGTAAGTAGAGTAATACTGGTGCCATGAAGTGTATTTGGCATGATAAGAAAATTTTactcattttctattttaaaaatatcacaCTTAGACTTCTTGACAAAAGAGACTGttgtaaagataaaaaaaaagttaatgacTTGGTAGTTACTAAAAATCCATAATCCTCCTTGCTGAAGTAATTTGATAATTCTGGCTTGTAATTTTAACATCTCATGGTAAGACTAAACGGGCATTTTGTGTAAAAGTATATTTGCTGACAAAAATCAAGTGTTATAGTCAAACCAACAgacatttatataatattttcaatgtTTACCTGATATTGATGGAACAAATACATTTATGTAAAGGCTTGCAAAGGAATGGAAAGAGTTGCAGACTAAGATGGATAAACTATCTAAGGCCAGGATTAAAGAGAGGGAAGTTCAGCAAACAGGAAGAAGAGACAATCCTGACCCTTCACCACATGCTAGGCAACAAGTAAGCCACAAGAGTAAATCTTCTTTCACTTTATCAATTTAGAAGTTccagttttataattctgtaATTTTCAGTCAAAATATTGATAAAGACATGTCAGGAGTAGCTGTCAAatgttaattatgttttaattagAACAAGAAATTATGCAAAGTAAAGGAAAAGACAAAGTCCTGTAGTTCAATATTTGAGGCTTAAGCTAGGGAATGCAAATTGGAATGCAAGgagtttaatatttaattctgtTTTAGAAAAGCAACTAGGGTGTTTACAATGAAAAATAAAGGAAGAATTGGTAAGTCAATCCATGAATTGGCTTTAGATGCCATGCTTCATTTTTTTAAGAGGGATGAACATTGAAAACAAAAAGTCTATTATACTATTCTACTATTCCTCAATTCTgttgtatatttaatttaaatccaGTCCAATACCATTTGTCCAGTGTTTCAGATTGTCCCTTCGTATATTCCAATTAGTAAGCATCAAACATTTTACACATCGAAGACAAACTGTTCACATAAAGAATGTGTGTCTGTGAAACTTAGAACAGGAATTCAGAACTACTGTTTAAACTCTTTGTTATAATAATTTCTTTCACTTGTAGTGAAGATTGATGAGAAAAACTTGAATTATATTATTGGCCAGGTGGTCACAGATATCACAGCATTTGCCAGGAAGAACAGACAATGAGATTAAAAACTACTGGCATtcatatttgaaaaagaaagtGGCCAAAGCTAAGGAAATGGATTTTCATAACCAAATGAAGTATGCTAGCTCAAGCTCAGATACCATGGACTCttcaaattctctccaaaaacTTGCAACTCAAGGTACACAGAATTTTAACTTCACCAATGAGGCTTGTCAGAGCTCCTTACCAAAATTGTTATTTGCTGAGTGGCTTTCATTGGATCAAGTAAACTCTGCAAATACAGTTGACTCTTTTGGTTTGAGGAATGGACTTGATCAAAATTCAACTCTTGAGGAAGCTTCAATTCATGATATGTCAGAGGTACCCTTTGGTGGAGGGTACCATAGATGCTTGGCAAACATTTCAGCCCCTGAGATGTTCAATTCAGAGCTGAAGTATGCAAATGAGATGGTGGAAAATGGTTTCATCCATTGTGTGCCTGGAGTTGACTTGAGTAGCAATTTCAGCATGAGCAATGATGGCATAATGTACATATAAAAGCCAAGTTTCAGGATTTGTCAGCatcattttctaattttatacaTACATAAAACAATCAAACTTTagcaatataaaataaaagttccATTCCAAGTTGTATGTTCTATACTTCTACCCACTTCCAATTATTTCAATAGGATGCCACACGCATGATTAATTGTTATTCTTCTACAATTGTCGTTGCATACAAATATGTAATTTCATTTCAATTTAAGAAGTCAACTTCTGGTGGTCTTCACAGTGTTTTTACTGAAAATCACATGTGACTAAAAacactattaattaataatctccatatatataatactcaattaagtttttattaatctgcaaaataatttatttctatgaatctaaaattttaaaaataatctacTCGTGTTGcaattatgattatttttcaCCCGCTTAATAATCTAAAAGTATCGATGTGATATTTCTAAATAACTAAGAACagttaaaatagaaaaaggaaaatatgATAAGAATTTTGACAGGACTATGAACACTGTCAATACAATTTACTCATTTGgtaaatatcaattattttctatatttacaCGCCATTTCATAGACACAAATATCAATTGGCAACTCGTGTGAGTACACAAGTCAGAGTACTGGTTCATTTAAAAGGAAATATTTCACTTTCAAAGGTAGAAAGTAGAAACTCTGACAACTCAgaatttttcttcttcaatttggatctcactctctctctctgtctTTCCTGGATTATGAGGTGCAGAAGGGGCCACTCCAtatctttatattttctgcaaCATCAATGTTGTATCATATTTAATACTAGTGGGCCATTTCTTTAAGCTCCTGCATGCAGTGTTGAAGTTTTATGGTATTAAACCGTCATCTTTGGTCTTCATTTAAGGAATTGTCACCAACTTGAAATAATAAAGTCATCTGTGAGGACAAAGCTAGCCCATAGAAGAGCCATAGAAGTAATTACAAGGATTATAATAGGTGTCCATTTCAAAGccaaaattaacattttttttcttctatattttttGTCAAGAAAATAGGGAATG encodes the following:
- the LOC137827717 gene encoding transcription factor LAF1-like; translation: MGCQPLEKGKPKHKKGLWSPEEDNKLRNYILKHGHGCWSSVPIKAGLQRNGKSCRLRWINYLRPGLKRGKFSKQEEETILTLHHMLGNKWSQISQHLPGRTDNEIKNYWHSYLKKKVAKAKEMDFHNQMKYASSSSDTMDSSNSLQKLATQGTQNFNFTNEACQSSLPKLLFAEWLSLDQVNSANTVDSFGLRNGLDQNSTLEEASIHDMSEVPFGGGYHRCLANISAPEMFNSELKYANEMVENGFIHCVPGVDLSSNFSMSNDGIMYI